One segment of Synechococcus sp. MU1617 DNA contains the following:
- a CDS encoding SDR family oxidoreductase: MQSVCVIGSSGMAGQAFCNYLAANNFKVFTVSRVSPDLSIDILALDALTKLELFLVDIQPSIVINCLAITSLQYCENHPLDAFKVNSLLPRFLADLCFRIKAKLIHISSDHFFDDSCILHSETASLSPLNHYSVTKLCAERFVLLNPSVLVIRTNIVGFRGIAHRPTFVEWLIDSLLNRFSLNLFTDFYTSSIDVESFVRICMNPCLISASGIYNIGASSQLSKLEFSSLLAREFNIKLDWHNESSVLDLSPRRSRFLGLDCSKVESLLSMPMPSPSQVIANLVVQYKARLYL; this comes from the coding sequence ATGCAGTCTGTATGCGTCATTGGTTCCTCTGGCATGGCAGGCCAGGCCTTTTGTAATTATCTCGCGGCTAATAATTTTAAAGTTTTTACCGTCTCCCGTGTCTCCCCTGATCTTAGCATTGACATACTAGCCTTAGATGCACTTACTAAATTAGAGCTATTTTTAGTCGATATTCAACCTTCTATTGTCATTAATTGCCTGGCTATAACCTCCCTTCAATATTGTGAGAATCATCCTCTTGATGCATTTAAGGTCAACTCCTTGCTCCCACGTTTTTTGGCTGATCTGTGTTTTCGTATCAAAGCCAAGCTTATCCATATTTCCTCTGATCATTTCTTCGATGACTCCTGCATCCTGCATTCAGAAACAGCTTCTCTTTCCCCATTAAATCACTACTCCGTTACTAAGCTTTGTGCTGAGAGATTTGTTTTACTTAACCCATCAGTACTCGTTATACGAACTAATATTGTTGGCTTTCGAGGTATTGCGCACCGTCCGACATTTGTCGAGTGGCTTATTGACTCTCTTTTAAATCGCTTCTCTTTAAATCTTTTTACCGATTTCTATACTTCTTCCATTGATGTTGAATCTTTTGTTCGTATATGCATGAATCCTTGTTTGATCTCTGCCTCTGGGATTTACAATATTGGTGCCTCATCACAGCTTTCCAAACTTGAGTTTTCCAGTCTTTTGGCCCGCGAATTTAATATAAAACTTGATTGGCATAATGAATCATCTGTTTTAGATCTTAGTCCCAGGCGTTCGCGTTTTCTTGGGCTTGACTGTTCAAAGGTTGAATCTCTTCTCAGCATGCCTATGCCCTCTCCTTCTCAAGTAATTGCTAATCTAGTAGTCCAATACAAGGCCCGTCTTTACTTATGA